DNA sequence from the Paenibacillus physcomitrellae genome:
GCATGGAACACCAAATTGGATCATCGGAGTTACCTTTCTCCTTGTGGTAGCTTATGCCCTTTACAGCGGATTCGAGGTCATAGCCCGAATGACCAGTCTTTTTCTGCCGTTGCTACTGGTATTTCTGATTGCTGAGACCTTGTTATTATGGCTTTCCGACCGGGTTGACCTGTTAAATCTTCTGCCTATTATGGGGGAAGGCTGGGACAGGGTCTTGAAAACGATTTGGCCTCTGGGGATTACGCAGACTTTTGGAGAGACGATCGAATTTGCGGTGTTTTGGGAGTACCTTGAAAGCAAGGGGAAGAAGTCTCTGGGCCGGATTATGATAAGCGGATGTCTGCTGTCTGGATTCTGCATCACTTTATTTATTCTTCTCGGCTCCGTATGCATGGGTGAATCGATCTATAAGCAAATGATGTATCCGGCTTTTGCCCTGCTGAAACTTGCAAATATAGCCGATTTGCTCGATAACCTGGATGCAGTCGGTATTATTTATTTGGTCATAACCGCATTTGGCAAGCTGTCTCTCCATCTGTTTGCAGCCGTCTTCTGCATTCAAAAGCTTCTCAAAGCCCAAAAGTACGGGTTCATCATTGCCATCGTTTGTTCGTTAACCTATTTTATCTCCTTAACTATGGTTGTCAGCTTTACGGATCATTTGCAGGTTGCCATTAATGTGCTCCCTTCAAGAATTTGGCTGCCCCTGTTCTTGTATCTTCCGTTCCTATTCCTTGGAGCGACTTTGTTGAAGAAGATCATTCAGGGGGCGAGGTCATGAAAGAATATTGGTTTCCATGGGAGTCGATGAACTTTATAACGACGCCTTGGAAATTCCAGCTTACTCTGGTGGGGAGCGCAGTAATTCTATCCATAGTGAGCTGGTTCAGGCAAGCCGGCGGCAAATCTCAAAACAGCAAATCTCAAAACAGTAAATCCCATAAAAAACCGCCTTCGAACGGCAGTGGTTCGAACGGCGGTGGTTCAATCGGAAATTAAGAAAGCGGCGTATCCGGCTTGCGGGTTCTTCCTTTAAGCCGGACATTGACCAGCAGGATACTCGCGAGCACAAGAACCATGCCCAGCCCTAGGCGCAGGCTGACCTGTTCGTGCATGAACAAGGCGCTGAAGCAGAGCGCCAGCAGCGGGATCAAGAAGGTGAAGGAGCCTACCTTGCTGGCTTCGCCGGATTGCACGAGCCGGAAGAATACAAACCAGCCGATGGCGATCACAAATACGGAAATAAACAGCAGATCTCCGATAAAAGCCGGGTTCCAATCAATCGCCGCGAAGGATTCCGTAGAACCTCCCCAAATAAACAGAAACAGGCTGCCGAACAGCAGCTGCACGGCTGTCATCCAGATAATGTCGACTGAATCTCCGGTTTTCTTAATGAATACCGTTCCCAGACACCAGCTGACTGCGGAAGCAAGGGCAAGCAAAATGCCTATCACCGACAGCCCTTCGCTGATTCCTCCCGCGCTGATCACTCCAACCCCGCAGAAGCCGAGGAGCAGGCCGGCCATTTTGAGCAGCGACATGGACTCGCCAAGCCATAACCAGGAGCAAATGCCCAGCAGGACGGGCTGTAGAAAGACAATGGCAGAGAAAATACCCGCCGGCATATAGCCCAAACCAACCGTTTGCAGACCGTAATAAAGCGTAATGTTCAGAATGCCGGCAATTAAATAAGTGGGCCAGTTCCGCCGCAATTTGAGTTTTCTGTAATTGGGCAGGGCGAACAGAACCAGCAGTATTCCACCGAAGAAGGTGCGGATGGCGGCAAACAGGACGGGCGGCGTATAGGCCAGGGCAAGCTTGGAGAGAGGCCAGTTAATGGCCCAAACCATGATAAGAAAAGTTAAATAAAGCGCTGTCTGGCGCTTGGAAAGTGAACCCATGCTACAGAATCTCCTTTGATTAAAAATCTACATATTTAAAAACTTATTTATTATAACGCAAATTCGGCTCAAGCGGGTAAGTTTCATAAGAATGGTAATTGCAGATTGATGTATACTACTTTCATGCTGTACACATGAACGTTGAAGGGAGCATCAGATCCTATGAAAGCAGAGCAACCGGACGGGACGAGAAGAACGGCTGGCGGGCAGGAATCCTGGAGGGTATTTGTCGCTGTCCCTCTTCCGGACCGTATTAAGCAGCAGCTGGCAGCCTGGTGTGAGAACCAGCAGTCAAAGCTCTTGTTTAAGAAATGGGTTTATCACGAGGATTTTCATATTACGGTTCAGTTTCTGGGCGATATTCATCCGGCAAAGGTTCCGGAGATACAGCATGCATTAAGTACAGCAGCAGCGGGTATAGCTCCCTTTCGTGTAAAGCTGGCGGGGACCGGTATATTCGGCCGTCCTGTGCAGCCAAGGGTTCTTTGGGCGGCTGTTAAAGAGGGACGTGAGGGATTAGACCGTCTGCACGCAGCGGTAACGGCAAATCTGGCGCCGCTTGGCTTCATTCCGGAAGAACGGCCCTACAGCCCGCATGTCACTTTAGCCCGTCAATTTCTATCCGGGCAGCAGGAAGCGGAGGCCGGCTTTCAAGCTGAAGAAGCGGAATTTGGCAGTTGGGAGGCTGCTTCTGTTGTCTTGTACCGGACCCGTATGGGTCGTCAGCCGATGTATGAGGTGGTGGCGGAGGCAGCGTTCGGAGGTAACGGAACCCATACGGACCGGCATGAACCCGGCACGACCGAGGACATAGCTGGAATTGATCTAAATTAAAGAAGCCGGTGGACCGAAGTGGAGGTTTTTCGGCACATCGGCAGATTTTTTTCATACACGAGTACACAGTTCTTTATTTAACGCCTACTCTCATCCGGTAACTGATCAAAAGCTCCAAGGTCTGTCCGTTAAAAGCGGCTTCC
Encoded proteins:
- a CDS encoding GerAB/ArcD/ProY family transporter, whose product is MLRISKYQLFAMVVIFQLGTTIIFGFASSAGRDAWISSLMTTALGSILVGCYVLIFRLTGELSLVEWPTAMFGKWIGMPIAWLYPFVFIYDGARIVSDIRFLFPITVLHGTPNWIIGVTFLLVVAYALYSGFEVIARMTSLFLPLLLVFLIAETLLLWLSDRVDLLNLLPIMGEGWDRVLKTIWPLGITQTFGETIEFAVFWEYLESKGKKSLGRIMISGCLLSGFCITLFILLGSVCMGESIYKQMMYPAFALLKLANIADLLDNLDAVGIIYLVITAFGKLSLHLFAAVFCIQKLLKAQKYGFIIAIVCSLTYFISLTMVVSFTDHLQVAINVLPSRIWLPLFLYLPFLFLGATLLKKIIQGARS
- the thpR gene encoding RNA 2',3'-cyclic phosphodiesterase, giving the protein MKAEQPDGTRRTAGGQESWRVFVAVPLPDRIKQQLAAWCENQQSKLLFKKWVYHEDFHITVQFLGDIHPAKVPEIQHALSTAAAGIAPFRVKLAGTGIFGRPVQPRVLWAAVKEGREGLDRLHAAVTANLAPLGFIPEERPYSPHVTLARQFLSGQQEAEAGFQAEEAEFGSWEAASVVLYRTRMGRQPMYEVVAEAAFGGNGTHTDRHEPGTTEDIAGIDLN
- a CDS encoding DMT family transporter, producing MGSLSKRQTALYLTFLIMVWAINWPLSKLALAYTPPVLFAAIRTFFGGILLVLFALPNYRKLKLRRNWPTYLIAGILNITLYYGLQTVGLGYMPAGIFSAIVFLQPVLLGICSWLWLGESMSLLKMAGLLLGFCGVGVISAGGISEGLSVIGILLALASAVSWCLGTVFIKKTGDSVDIIWMTAVQLLFGSLFLFIWGGSTESFAAIDWNPAFIGDLLFISVFVIAIGWFVFFRLVQSGEASKVGSFTFLIPLLALCFSALFMHEQVSLRLGLGMVLVLASILLVNVRLKGRTRKPDTPLS